The window GTTTTAGAAGCCATTGACGGACAGATTGTTATAGAACGTTTTTACCTAAGAGCACCAAATTCTAAGAAGCCTACAGAGCTTTCTCTATATTGCGATGCCGGTAAATATATCACTGAAATAATGGATGATTATGCTGAACAAAGTATACCAGAAAAAGAATTACCTACCTCCGTTGAGTTTGCAGCTAACAATACAATTAAAGACTTTGGTGACGCCGGTGCAGAAATTATAACCAATGTAGACTACTTCGACATATTACTCACGACTATGAAGGATCAAGCATTACCAACGACTGTGGAGGGTGATAACACCCTAAGATATTATACTGTTAAGGATTATTTGGATTTAGACTTAGAAGTAAAACCCGTCATTGTAGGTATTAAATATGGTTTGATTTTACGGTCAGGAAATGCCGTTTTAACGTCTGCCAGCCCATCTGAGTTCACTGTATTAGGTCAGACGTTAACTTTGAAAGATGGCTCAAGTAGAAACTATATGAGAACAGTAGTAGAGTCCGATATTACGTTAAGAAATGCCAGTTATCAAAATAAATGATCCAGATCTGATTGATTGAGTTTGACGCAGCTAGGTAGTAATACTATGAATAAAACCCCAAAATATCACGTTAGCCAGTCTCAGACAGGGGCGACCTTGATTGTGGTCTTGCTGTTTTTAACGTTAATAATTTTAGTGGGTGTCATTGCCGTACGCAATAGTATGACCTCATTGCGTTTAGCAACTAGTGATCAGATTGATACTTTATTACTGACGGCTTCAGATAATACTAATAAGAATATTGAAAACATTATTAATGAGAAAAAATATAAAAATGAGAGTGCCAAGCTACTCGGGCCATTGGGGTTTTTTGGTTATTTTATGAGTGTTGGCGCAACCTCAAATCGAGGCGATCAGGTGATATTTTGTTATCGTCCACGCGAAAGTTATTTTTTTAAAATGTCCGAAGCCACTATCCTAACCGCATCTAGCAAAAGCAGATTGATCGGAGGTGCTGATGCCACAGGAGGCTTCTGTCAGGTCGACAGCGCCGATGACTTTGTGAATGCGCGCCAGAATGTCATGACTCAGGTATCAGTAACGAGGCCAAATACACTGTCTGTGCCTGTATCGCCTTTTGAACACGTTCCTTTAGGTAAGACAATAACCATAGAAGATACGACCAGCGTTTCTCCCAGTTTTCGTATACATTCAACCTCATTTTTACCCGCCCTGTCCAATGCGTCAACAGATGAAATTACTGAGTGTCTGAAAAAACCGAGCGAAAATGCCAATTCCTTTGTCTCAGGGGTAGAAGAAGATAATCCTGATGAAAACACCTATTATGGAGAGACCCGTAATGAGTGTCTGACCAAGATTGGCGTGCCGGCTAAAGTAGTGGTAGGAGAAGTACAACTGGAAAATATGAATGAAACCGAGAAATGTATCGAATATGGCAAAGGTGACAGCAAAGTAAGTGATGACTGTCAAGAGCTGTTAAACATATCAGCGAGTGGTACGCCAAAATAGGTTGCTTGATAGTCAACATAGTCTCCTTGATAAGTCCGCAGTCCAGTCAAATCCATATACTAAGTATAGCGAGAGCCTCTATGAAAAATATTCGAGTTAACCCGTCATTATTACGGCAGTTTCGTCCGACCGCTATTACTCTTGCTATTTGTGCTTTGATGGCATCTTCAGTCACTATCCACGCAGGGACTAGCTATGATGGCTTTGGTAATAAAAGCCATAACAAACTTGGCGACTTG of the Psychrobacter sp. LV10R520-6 genome contains:
- a CDS encoding pilus assembly PilX N-terminal domain-containing protein, which encodes MNKTPKYHVSQSQTGATLIVVLLFLTLIILVGVIAVRNSMTSLRLATSDQIDTLLLTASDNTNKNIENIINEKKYKNESAKLLGPLGFFGYFMSVGATSNRGDQVIFCYRPRESYFFKMSEATILTASSKSRLIGGADATGGFCQVDSADDFVNARQNVMTQVSVTRPNTLSVPVSPFEHVPLGKTITIEDTTSVSPSFRIHSTSFLPALSNASTDEITECLKKPSENANSFVSGVEEDNPDENTYYGETRNECLTKIGVPAKVVVGEVQLENMNETEKCIEYGKGDSKVSDDCQELLNISASGTPK